Proteins from a genomic interval of Quercus robur chromosome 9, dhQueRobu3.1, whole genome shotgun sequence:
- the LOC126698329 gene encoding GATA transcription factor 25 isoform X1, with protein sequence MYGHAQTLNMPNQIAADDDDVSCAGVESIDNPHIRYETHSLDDETGAVVGGVVEDVTADAVYAHTGVATGVSPDMGIQRHDGTSQLTLSFRGQVYVFDSVTPDKVQAVLLLLGGCELTSGPQADMMNQNQRGGVMDYPVKCSQPHRAASLNRFRQKRKERCFDKKVRYSVRQEVALRMQRNKGQFTSARKSDGAYDWGVQESGQDDSPPETSCTHCGISSKATPMMRRGPSGPRSLCNACGLFWANRGTLRDLSKKTQDHSMATAEQVEGEANDSDCGPAIHANNNLITYSNGDNSALMAEH encoded by the exons ATGTACGGTCACGCCCAGACTCTGAACATGCCCAACCAGATCGCCGCCGACGATGACGACGTGTCTTGCGCCGGCGTCGAGTCCATCGACAATCCTCACATTCGCTACGAAACTCACTCCCTCGACGACGAAACCGGCGCCGTTGTCGGCGGCGTCGTTGAGGACGTCACTGCCGACGCCGTCTACGCCCATACTGGAGTCGCCACTGGAGTCTCGCCGGATATGGGGATTCAGCGCCACGACGGTACTAGCCAGCTCACTCTCTCGTTTCGAGGCCAAGTCTATGTCTTCGACTCTGTCACCCCCGACAAG GTTCAAGCTGTGTTGCTACTATTGGGGGGATGTGAATTAACATCGGGGCCACAAGCGGACATGATGAATCAGAACCAGAGG ggtGGTGTAATGGATTATCCCGTAAAGTGTAGTCAACCGCACAGAGCAGCTTCATTAAATAGGTTCCGCCAGAAGAGAAAAGAACGTTGCTTTGATAAGAAAGTTAGATATAGTGTCCGTCAAGAAGTTGCACTCAG GATGCAGCGTAATAAGGGTCAATTTACTTCTGCTAGAAAGTCTGACGGAGCTTATGATTGGGGTGTCCAGGAGTCAGGGCAAGATGATAGTCCACCAGAAACCTC ATGTACACACTGTGGCATAAGTTCAAAGGCCACCCCAATGATGCGGCGGGGGCCATCTGGTCCAAGGTCTCTTTGCAATGCCTGTGGACTTTTTTGGGCAAACAGG GGTACATTGAGGGATCTCTCCAAGAAAACTCAGGATCATTCTATGGCCACGGCTGAGCAG GTCGAAGGTGAAGCTAATGATTCAGACTGTGGACCTGCCATTCATGCAAACAACAATCTCATTACTTACTCTAATGGTGATAACTCAGCTTTAATGGCTGAGCACTGA